The following coding sequences are from one Massilia sp. H6 window:
- a CDS encoding CusA/CzcA family heavy metal efflux RND transporter has translation MFERIIRFAIEHRWLVMLAVVAMAAVGIYNYQKLPIDAVPDITNVQVQINTSAAGYSPLEVEQRVTFPIETVMAGLPGLEETRSLSRYGLSQVTVIFKDGTDIYFARQLVNQRIQEARENLPGGVVPMMGPISTGLGEIYLWTVESEPGAKKPDGTLYTPTDLREIQDWIIKPQLRQVAGVTEINSIGGFAKEYLIAPDPAKLSSYGLSLADVVGSIDQNNNNVGAGYIERRGEQFLIRAPGQVRTLDDIRNTILSNVDGVPIRIRDVATVDIGRELRTGAATENGREVVLGTVFMLIGENSRAVSQAVAAKMVDVNRSLPKGVKAVPVYDRTVLVDKAINTVKKNLLEGAVLVIVILFLFLGNIRAAIITAMVIPLAMLFTFTGMVTYKVSANLMSLGALDFGIIIDGAVVIVENCVRRLAHAQNHHKRELTLAERFHEVFAAAKEARRPLLFGQLIIMVVYLPIFALSGVEGKMFHPMAFAVVAALLGAMILSITFIPAAVALFIGKRVSEKENKIMTAASRAYAPMLEKVFRNASLVVTSAIVLVLLSGLLVTRLGSEFIPSLNEGDLAIQALRIPGTSLSQSVEMQKKIEAGLKAKFPEIDRVFARTGTAEIASDPMPPNISDGYIMLRPESDWPKPKKSRAELVTAIQEESEKYAGNAYEFSQPIQLRFNELISGVRSDVAVKVFGDDMDVLASTGQEIAEVLQRIPGAAEVKVEQTGGLPMLTVNIDREKTARYGLNIGAVQEALAIATGGREAGTMFEGDRRFDIVVRLPETSRADLDALRQLPISLPAKEGSATSFIPLGEVATLEFTPGPNQISRENGKRRIVVSANVRGRDIGTFVPEAAAAIARDVKVPAGYWTSWGGTFQQLESATTRLQVVVPLALFIVFTLLFMMFNNVKDGLLVFTGIPFALTGGVIALALRGIPMSISAAVGFIALSGVAVLNGLVMISYIRTLREEGMGLDRAITHGALTRLRPVLMTALVASLGFVPMAIATGTGAEVQRPLATVVIGGILSSTALTLLVLPLLYRLAHRNDSDEVPMQKAKVLVH, from the coding sequence ATGTTTGAACGAATAATTCGCTTTGCCATCGAGCACCGGTGGCTCGTCATGCTGGCCGTCGTCGCTATGGCGGCCGTGGGCATCTACAACTACCAGAAACTGCCGATCGACGCAGTACCTGACATTACCAATGTCCAGGTCCAGATCAACACGTCGGCGGCCGGCTATTCACCGCTCGAAGTCGAGCAGCGCGTCACCTTCCCGATTGAGACGGTCATGGCCGGCCTCCCTGGTCTGGAAGAAACACGCTCGCTGTCGCGTTACGGTTTGTCGCAGGTGACCGTCATCTTCAAGGACGGGACGGACATTTATTTTGCCCGCCAGCTCGTCAACCAGAGGATCCAGGAGGCCAGGGAAAACCTGCCTGGCGGTGTGGTGCCGATGATGGGCCCGATCTCGACCGGCCTGGGCGAGATCTACCTGTGGACGGTCGAAAGCGAGCCAGGTGCGAAGAAGCCTGACGGCACGCTTTATACCCCGACTGACCTGCGCGAAATCCAGGACTGGATCATCAAGCCGCAATTGCGCCAGGTGGCCGGCGTCACCGAAATCAACTCCATCGGTGGCTTCGCCAAGGAGTACCTGATCGCTCCTGATCCTGCAAAGCTCAGTTCTTACGGCCTGTCGCTGGCCGACGTCGTGGGCTCGATCGACCAGAACAATAACAACGTCGGTGCCGGCTACATCGAGCGCCGCGGCGAGCAATTCCTGATCCGGGCGCCGGGCCAGGTGCGCACCCTCGACGACATCCGCAACACCATCCTCAGCAACGTCGATGGCGTCCCGATCCGCATACGTGATGTCGCAACCGTCGATATCGGCCGGGAGCTGCGCACCGGCGCCGCGACCGAGAATGGCCGCGAGGTCGTGCTCGGCACAGTGTTCATGCTCATCGGCGAGAACAGCCGTGCCGTTTCCCAGGCGGTGGCAGCCAAGATGGTCGACGTCAATCGCTCACTGCCGAAAGGCGTCAAGGCAGTTCCCGTCTATGACCGCACCGTGCTGGTGGACAAGGCCATCAATACCGTCAAGAAGAACCTGCTCGAGGGCGCGGTCCTCGTGATCGTCATTCTCTTCCTATTCCTCGGGAATATTCGGGCTGCAATCATTACTGCGATGGTTATCCCGCTGGCGATGCTGTTCACGTTCACGGGCATGGTGACCTACAAGGTCAGCGCGAACCTGATGAGCCTCGGTGCGCTGGACTTCGGCATCATCATCGACGGTGCCGTCGTAATCGTCGAGAACTGCGTGCGGCGCCTCGCGCATGCGCAGAACCATCACAAGCGCGAGCTGACCCTGGCCGAGCGCTTCCACGAAGTGTTCGCCGCTGCCAAGGAAGCACGGCGGCCGCTGCTCTTCGGCCAGCTCATCATCATGGTGGTGTACCTGCCGATCTTCGCGCTGTCCGGTGTCGAGGGCAAGATGTTCCATCCGATGGCCTTCGCCGTTGTCGCTGCTTTGCTCGGCGCGATGATCCTGTCGATCACGTTCATCCCTGCCGCCGTCGCCCTGTTCATCGGCAAACGTGTTTCGGAGAAGGAAAACAAGATCATGACGGCGGCCAGTCGCGCCTACGCTCCCATGCTCGAAAAGGTCTTCCGTAACGCCTCGCTTGTCGTCACCAGTGCGATCGTGCTGGTTCTGCTGTCGGGACTATTGGTCACGCGCCTTGGCAGTGAATTTATTCCGAGCCTGAACGAAGGCGACCTCGCGATACAAGCACTGCGTATCCCCGGCACCAGCCTGAGCCAGTCCGTCGAGATGCAGAAGAAAATCGAAGCCGGGCTCAAGGCGAAGTTCCCCGAGATCGACCGGGTGTTCGCTAGGACCGGTACTGCGGAGATCGCGTCGGATCCAATGCCGCCGAACATTTCGGACGGCTACATCATGCTCAGGCCCGAGTCGGACTGGCCAAAGCCGAAGAAGAGCCGGGCCGAGCTGGTCACGGCGATCCAGGAGGAGTCCGAGAAATATGCAGGCAATGCCTACGAATTCTCGCAGCCGATCCAGCTGCGCTTCAACGAGCTGATCTCCGGCGTGCGCAGCGACGTCGCCGTCAAGGTCTTCGGCGACGACATGGATGTGCTGGCGTCGACGGGCCAGGAAATCGCTGAGGTGCTCCAGCGTATTCCCGGTGCGGCCGAAGTGAAGGTCGAGCAAACAGGTGGCTTGCCAATGCTGACTGTAAACATCGACCGCGAGAAGACAGCGCGCTATGGCCTGAATATCGGCGCGGTGCAGGAAGCCCTGGCGATTGCTACCGGCGGCCGTGAAGCCGGCACCATGTTCGAGGGCGACCGCCGCTTTGACATCGTCGTTCGACTCCCGGAAACGTCGCGGGCCGATCTCGACGCCCTCAGGCAGCTTCCGATCTCGCTGCCGGCCAAGGAAGGCAGCGCGACCTCCTTCATTCCCCTGGGGGAGGTGGCAACGCTCGAGTTTACGCCTGGTCCGAACCAGATCAGCCGGGAGAACGGTAAGCGCCGTATTGTCGTGAGCGCGAACGTGCGCGGACGTGATATCGGCACCTTCGTACCTGAGGCAGCTGCGGCGATCGCGAGGGACGTGAAGGTGCCCGCGGGTTACTGGACGAGCTGGGGCGGCACATTCCAGCAGCTCGAATCGGCGACCACGCGCCTGCAGGTGGTCGTGCCGCTTGCCCTGTTCATCGTGTTCACGCTGTTGTTCATGATGTTCAACAACGTGAAAGACGGCTTGCTCGTGTTTACGGGTATCCCGTTCGCCCTCACCGGCGGCGTCATCGCGCTGGCCCTGCGGGGTATTCCGATGTCGATATCCGCAGCGGTCGGGTTCATCGCGCTCTCGGGTGTGGCGGTCCTGAACGGCCTGGTGATGATTTCCTATATCCGGACCTTGCGCGAGGAAGGCATGGGACTGGACCGGGCAATCACGCACGGCGCCTTGACAAGGTTGCGGCCAGTCCTGATGACCGCCCTGGTTGCATCGCTGGGCTTTGTACCGATGGCCATTGCGACCGGTACCGGCGCCGAAGTACAGCGGCCACTGGCGACCGTTGTGATCGGAGGCATCCTGTCCTCGACGGCGCTGACGCTGCTCGTTCTTCCCCTGCTCTACCGGCTTGCGCATCGCAACGATAGCGATGAAGTACCGATGCAGAAGGCGAAAGTCCTCGTCCATTGA
- a CDS encoding SIS domain-containing protein has protein sequence MIEHIRANLVEAREALDHLINDDAQLANVEAGAALLIDSLRSGRRVISCGNGGSMCDAMHLAEELSGRFRENRPAMAAVAISDPSYITCVANDYGYDQVFARFVEGNGSAGDVLFAISTSGSSASVVLAAQAARAKGMRVVGLTGRPGSQLEQCADICICTSAGRYADRVQELHIKVIHILIELVERALQPLNYP, from the coding sequence ATGATCGAACATATCAGGGCAAACCTCGTCGAGGCACGGGAAGCGCTCGATCACCTCATCAACGATGACGCCCAGCTCGCAAATGTCGAGGCGGGGGCCGCCCTCCTCATCGATTCGCTGCGCAGCGGGCGGCGTGTCATCTCGTGTGGGAACGGCGGCTCGATGTGCGACGCAATGCACCTGGCTGAAGAGTTGTCAGGACGGTTCCGCGAGAATCGTCCCGCAATGGCGGCGGTGGCGATCAGCGACCCGAGCTACATTACCTGCGTCGCCAATGACTATGGATACGACCAAGTCTTCGCCCGGTTCGTCGAGGGCAACGGCAGCGCTGGCGACGTCCTGTTCGCAATCAGCACGAGCGGGAGCAGCGCGTCCGTTGTCCTTGCTGCGCAAGCAGCCCGTGCCAAGGGGATGAGGGTGGTCGGGCTGACTGGACGGCCGGGATCGCAGCTCGAGCAATGTGCCGACATCTGCATCTGCACAAGTGCTGGACGCTACGCTGATCGGGTGCAGGAGCTCCATATCAAGGTCATCCATATCCTGATCGAGCTGGTGGAGCGGGCCCTGCAACCATTGAATTACCCCTGA
- the cadR gene encoding Cd(II)/Pb(II)-responsive transcriptional regulator translates to MKIGELAERSGCLVETIRYYERIGLLAPPDRSSNNYRAYTELHAERLLFIRHCRALDMTLDEVRTLLDFRDAPGQNCEGVNALLDKHIRHIVDRIANLSILETQLRELRSRCVVTDTTGACEILHALGTADTCDEPAKRGGID, encoded by the coding sequence TTGAAAATTGGCGAATTGGCGGAACGCTCAGGCTGCTTGGTCGAAACTATTCGCTACTATGAACGGATTGGCCTGCTTGCCCCGCCGGACCGGTCGTCGAACAATTATCGGGCCTATACCGAGCTTCATGCCGAGCGCTTGCTGTTCATCCGGCATTGCCGCGCCCTGGACATGACACTCGACGAGGTCCGTACGCTGCTCGATTTTCGCGACGCCCCCGGACAAAACTGCGAGGGCGTCAACGCGCTCCTCGACAAACACATCAGGCACATCGTCGACCGTATAGCAAACCTGTCGATATTGGAGACGCAGCTCAGGGAGCTCAGGAGCCGTTGCGTCGTCACCGACACCACAGGCGCATGCGAAATTCTCCATGCGCTTGGCACTGCGGACACGTGCGACGAGCCAGCAAAACGGGGGGGCATTGACTGA
- a CDS encoding cation diffusion facilitator family transporter, whose translation MGSGHSHAALPGQSERPLWIALILTTAFLVAEIIGGILTNSLALISDAAHMFTDSAALAISLAAIRIGRRPADSARTFGYYRFEILAAALNAILLLLVATYILYEAYQRLGNPPEIQSGTMLLVAAFGLVVNLISMRLLSSGKDSSLNVKGAYLEVWSDMLGSIGVIIGALVIRYTGWAWVDSVIAVGIGLWVLPRTWTLLKASMNVLLEGVPEGLGIDEINEAIAGVPGVASVHDLHVWSITSGKASLTVHVVQSDDVADPQALLMAIRQLIASKYDIHHATVQVETTPCEQAIEGHIFGPAAGHDHAEHAEHPGHREHEGEKQ comes from the coding sequence ATGGGTTCAGGACACTCTCATGCAGCACTGCCCGGCCAGAGCGAACGACCGCTCTGGATCGCGCTCATCCTCACCACGGCGTTTCTCGTAGCCGAAATTATCGGAGGCATTCTCACCAACAGCCTCGCACTGATTTCGGATGCGGCGCACATGTTCACCGACAGCGCCGCGCTGGCGATCTCGCTGGCAGCGATCCGCATTGGCAGGCGGCCGGCCGACAGCGCGCGTACCTTCGGGTACTACCGCTTCGAGATCCTCGCGGCCGCACTCAATGCCATCCTGCTTCTCCTGGTGGCGACGTACATATTGTACGAAGCGTACCAGCGCCTGGGCAACCCGCCTGAAATCCAGTCGGGAACGATGCTCCTGGTTGCTGCCTTTGGCCTGGTCGTTAACCTCATCAGCATGCGGCTGCTATCGAGCGGCAAGGACAGCAGCCTGAACGTCAAGGGAGCCTACCTGGAGGTATGGAGCGACATGCTCGGGTCGATCGGCGTCATCATCGGCGCCCTCGTGATCCGCTACACCGGCTGGGCCTGGGTCGATTCGGTGATTGCTGTGGGCATCGGGCTGTGGGTGCTGCCGCGCACTTGGACGCTGCTTAAGGCAAGCATGAATGTGCTGCTCGAAGGCGTCCCCGAGGGGCTCGGTATCGACGAGATTAACGAAGCGATCGCCGGCGTGCCGGGTGTGGCCAGTGTGCACGACCTGCATGTCTGGTCGATTACAAGCGGCAAAGCCAGTCTGACGGTCCACGTCGTCCAGAGTGACGACGTCGCCGATCCGCAAGCGCTGTTGATGGCCATCCGCCAGCTGATTGCGAGCAAGTACGACATACATCACGCTACCGTCCAGGTCGAGACGACGCCGTGCGAGCAGGCAATCGAGGGACATATTTTCGGTCCGGCCGCAGGTCACGACCATGCCGAACATGCCGAACATCCTGGCCACCGTGAACATGAGGGAGAAAAGCAATGA
- a CDS encoding heavy metal translocating P-type ATPase yields the protein MSECQAKSCCAKSAPIETAATSPAAQDRSLLIRIDQMDCPTEEGLLRQALGRIAGVGTLEFNLVQRRLRVEHSLDDSAAILAAVRAVGMEPVVEQADEKNGSAAGTVFRIENMDCPTEEALIRSKLSGLPQVEQLDFNLVQRRLSVRHSGPVTAIQDALTSIGMQAVLVGAAQGRAEAAEPTSRKRQYAILGFGLAAAIGAEILAWMTGDENSWPVILLSLLAIATTGLGVYKKGWIALKNRNLNINALMSIAVTGAVLIGQWPEAAMVMVLFAVAEMIEARSLDRARNAIQGLMALTPDRVSVRLDDGSWSEQDATTVAIGALARVAPGERIALDGEVTSGQSSVNQAPITGESMPVPKMMGDKVFAGTINETGSFEYRVTAGHSNSTLSRIIRAVEDAQGSRAPTQRFVDRFSSIYTPIVFAIALAVALVPPLMLGAEWMPWIYKALVLLVIACPCALVISTPVTVVSGLAAAARAGILIKGGVYLEQGGKLRSLALDKTGTITQGKPKVTDVLPLQGDAQTHLQLAAALADRSDHPVSTAVSRHWQHSGLDLSLAAVTEFEALTGRGTKGRIDGKWYYLGNHRLVEELGICSAATESALSRLEGEGKTAVVLCDDASPLLVIGVADTIRETSREAIAQLHQLGIRTIMLTGDNGVTATAIARQVGIDDARGNMLPEDKLAAVSDEIARYGIIGMVGDGINDAPALAKADIGFAMGAAGTDTAIETADVALMDDDLRKIPQFIRLSRQAAAILKQNILAALTIKAVFLVLAIAGSATLWMAVFADMGASLLVVFNGLRLLKVREARSQVSGQAGTGSKSRTLRAG from the coding sequence ATGTCGGAATGCCAGGCCAAGTCATGTTGCGCAAAGTCTGCGCCAATCGAGACCGCGGCGACCTCGCCTGCAGCCCAAGACCGTTCGCTGCTCATTCGCATCGATCAAATGGACTGCCCGACGGAAGAGGGCCTGCTGAGGCAAGCGCTGGGGCGCATCGCAGGGGTCGGAACACTGGAGTTCAATCTAGTCCAGCGCAGGTTGCGGGTGGAGCACAGCCTCGATGACTCAGCGGCGATTCTTGCAGCAGTACGTGCGGTCGGCATGGAACCGGTGGTTGAACAGGCAGATGAGAAAAACGGGTCAGCGGCAGGCACTGTTTTCCGCATCGAGAACATGGATTGCCCCACCGAGGAGGCACTCATCCGTAGCAAGCTGTCCGGGCTGCCGCAAGTCGAACAGCTCGACTTCAATCTCGTCCAGCGCCGTTTGAGCGTCAGACACAGCGGGCCAGTAACGGCGATCCAGGATGCACTGACGTCCATCGGCATGCAGGCGGTGCTCGTTGGGGCTGCACAAGGACGAGCCGAGGCGGCGGAGCCCACCTCCCGAAAGCGGCAGTATGCGATCCTCGGGTTTGGGTTGGCCGCGGCGATCGGTGCCGAAATCCTTGCATGGATGACGGGCGATGAGAACTCGTGGCCGGTGATCCTGCTGTCGCTGCTTGCGATTGCGACGACGGGCCTGGGGGTGTACAAGAAGGGCTGGATCGCACTCAAGAACCGCAATCTCAACATCAATGCCCTGATGTCGATCGCAGTGACCGGTGCCGTGCTGATCGGTCAGTGGCCGGAAGCGGCAATGGTGATGGTGCTGTTCGCGGTTGCCGAGATGATCGAGGCGCGTTCGCTCGATCGGGCGAGAAACGCCATCCAGGGCCTGATGGCATTGACGCCCGACCGGGTCAGCGTACGCCTGGACGACGGTAGCTGGAGCGAACAGGACGCCACCACGGTCGCGATCGGCGCCTTGGCCCGTGTTGCGCCCGGCGAGCGGATTGCCCTGGATGGGGAAGTGACCTCTGGCCAGTCTTCCGTCAATCAGGCGCCAATCACGGGCGAGAGCATGCCGGTACCAAAAATGATGGGCGACAAGGTGTTCGCCGGCACGATCAACGAAACCGGTTCCTTTGAATACCGCGTCACCGCCGGTCACAGCAACTCGACCCTGTCGCGCATCATCCGCGCGGTCGAGGATGCGCAGGGCAGCCGCGCCCCGACCCAGCGTTTCGTCGACCGTTTCTCCAGCATCTACACGCCTATCGTATTCGCCATCGCGCTTGCCGTTGCCCTCGTGCCGCCGCTCATGCTGGGCGCCGAATGGATGCCCTGGATCTACAAGGCACTCGTGCTGCTCGTGATTGCCTGCCCCTGCGCCCTGGTGATCTCGACCCCCGTGACTGTCGTCAGCGGCCTGGCTGCCGCAGCACGCGCCGGCATCCTCATCAAAGGCGGCGTGTACCTGGAGCAGGGCGGCAAACTGCGCTCGCTCGCGCTCGACAAGACCGGTACGATCACCCAGGGCAAACCCAAGGTGACGGACGTGTTGCCCCTGCAAGGCGATGCACAGACCCATCTGCAGCTCGCGGCCGCGCTCGCGGACCGGTCCGACCACCCGGTATCGACCGCAGTAAGCCGCCACTGGCAACACTCAGGCCTGGACCTCTCCCTCGCTGCCGTGACCGAGTTCGAGGCGCTGACCGGCCGTGGCACGAAAGGGCGAATCGACGGCAAGTGGTATTACCTGGGCAATCACCGCCTGGTCGAAGAGCTTGGCATCTGCAGCGCCGCTACGGAAAGTGCCCTCTCCCGGCTGGAAGGTGAAGGCAAGACTGCGGTCGTCCTGTGCGATGACGCGTCGCCACTGCTGGTCATTGGGGTAGCCGATACCATCCGTGAAACCAGCCGCGAGGCGATCGCCCAGCTACACCAGCTCGGCATCCGGACGATCATGCTCACCGGCGACAATGGGGTGACGGCAACGGCCATCGCACGCCAGGTCGGCATCGACGACGCCCGGGGAAACATGCTGCCGGAGGACAAACTCGCGGCCGTGAGCGACGAAATTGCGCGATACGGCATTATCGGCATGGTTGGCGACGGCATCAACGACGCGCCGGCACTGGCGAAGGCCGATATTGGGTTTGCAATGGGCGCCGCAGGCACGGACACCGCCATCGAAACGGCCGACGTGGCGCTGATGGACGACGACCTGCGCAAGATTCCCCAGTTCATCCGCTTGAGCAGGCAGGCCGCCGCCATCCTGAAGCAGAATATTCTCGCAGCCCTGACGATCAAGGCAGTGTTCCTGGTCCTGGCGATCGCCGGTTCGGCCACCCTGTGGATGGCCGTGTTTGCGGACATGGGCGCAAGCTTGCTCGTTGTCTTCAACGGGCTTCGTCTGCTTAAAGTACGGGAAGCACGCAGCCAGGTTAGCGGTCAGGCAGGCACCGGCTCCAAAAGTCGGACGTTGCGAGCCGGCTGA
- the mntP gene encoding manganese efflux pump MntP, with protein MNSAAIAALALAMSTDAFAAAVSKGAALQRAQIKEALRTGLIFGVIECLTPVVGWALGTVAAPYVSAWDHWIAFTLLLVLGLKMVREGMSAPDAEETRPESHTFWVLAMTGFATSIDAMAVGVGLAFIDANIWIVASAIGLATFTMVTIGVMVGRGIGSVIGKRAELLGGLVLIVVGSLILYEHLTKAVG; from the coding sequence ATGAATTCCGCTGCTATCGCTGCCCTCGCCCTCGCCATGTCCACCGACGCCTTCGCGGCCGCCGTCAGCAAGGGGGCGGCACTCCAACGCGCGCAGATCAAGGAAGCCCTGCGGACCGGCCTCATTTTCGGCGTGATCGAATGCCTGACTCCCGTGGTCGGTTGGGCCCTCGGCACGGTGGCGGCGCCGTACGTGTCCGCCTGGGACCACTGGATCGCCTTCACCCTGCTTCTGGTCCTGGGTTTGAAAATGGTTCGCGAGGGCATGTCGGCGCCCGACGCAGAAGAAACCAGGCCTGAGTCGCACACATTCTGGGTGCTGGCGATGACCGGTTTCGCCACCAGCATCGATGCCATGGCAGTCGGCGTCGGCCTGGCCTTCATCGATGCCAATATCTGGATAGTCGCTTCCGCGATCGGCCTGGCAACCTTCACGATGGTCACGATCGGCGTCATGGTCGGTCGCGGCATCGGGTCGGTGATCGGCAAGCGCGCGGAGCTGCTTGGCGGCCTGGTGCTGATCGTTGTTGGCTCGCTTATCCTTTACGAACACCTCACCAAGGCAGTCGGGTAA
- a CDS encoding heavy metal translocating P-type ATPase, giving the protein MKAGDGSGDLTSVFAEKPHTDPVCGMKVADKEDRRIEHEGSVYHFCSPKCMDKFRANPAAYLEANDTPVSAEAPAGTIYTCPMHPEIQQPTPGNCPKCGMALEPMMPSLEDEDNPELADFRRRFRWTLPLTITVTLLAMAGHRIFSGGLAYQSWIELVLSTPVVLWAGWPFFLRGAQSIRNRSPNMWTLISLGVSAAYGYSVVATLAPGLFPATFAEHGRIGVYYEAAAVIVSLTLLGQILELRARSQTSAAIKSLLGLAPKTARRIRSDGTEEDVELSHVHIGDLLRVRPGEKVPADGTVVEGESAVDEAMLTGEPLPVTKRPGDKVIGATINASGSLIIRSERVGSQTMLSQIVQMVAQAQRSRAPMQRLADVVAGYFVLVVVVIALLTLFGWGLLGPEPSWVYGFVNAVAVLIIACPCALGLATPMSIMAATGRAATQGVLFRDAAAIEAMRKVDTIIVDKTGTLTEGKPAFDRAIPAAGFQEEDVLQVAASIDQGSEHPLAHAIVAEARRRNLALDKPETFESSSGIGVRGKLKGQQVALGNTALMDIEKVDWKPLQPAAEDLRQVGASVMYLALQGKLVGLIAVSDPVKQTTPEALATLRDAGMTVVMATGDGVTTAKAVAAKLGIAEVYGEVKPRDKLALVERLQQQGRVVAMAGDGINDAPALAKANVGIAMGTGTDVAINSAHVTLIKGDLRAIARSRLLSLETVRNMRQNLGFAFVYNALGIPLAAGVLYPFTGQLLSPMIAALAMSLSSVSVIGNALRLRGTAGGTNEPG; this is encoded by the coding sequence ATGAAGGCAGGTGATGGATCGGGCGACCTGACGTCGGTGTTCGCTGAGAAACCACACACCGACCCGGTATGCGGGATGAAAGTCGCGGATAAGGAAGATCGGCGGATCGAGCACGAGGGTAGCGTTTATCACTTCTGCAGCCCAAAGTGTATGGACAAATTCCGCGCCAACCCGGCAGCCTATCTGGAGGCAAATGACACGCCTGTGTCTGCTGAAGCACCGGCGGGAACGATCTATACCTGTCCCATGCACCCCGAGATCCAACAGCCCACGCCCGGGAACTGCCCGAAGTGCGGCATGGCATTGGAACCCATGATGCCCTCGCTAGAGGACGAGGATAACCCTGAGCTGGCTGATTTTCGGCGCCGGTTTCGCTGGACCTTGCCGTTGACGATCACCGTCACCCTGCTTGCCATGGCAGGGCACCGCATTTTCAGTGGCGGGCTGGCGTATCAAAGCTGGATTGAGCTCGTCCTCAGTACACCGGTCGTGCTTTGGGCCGGCTGGCCATTCTTCCTCCGGGGTGCCCAGTCGATCAGGAACCGCAGCCCCAACATGTGGACTCTGATCAGTCTCGGAGTGAGCGCCGCCTATGGGTACAGCGTCGTCGCGACCCTCGCGCCCGGATTGTTCCCTGCGACGTTCGCCGAGCACGGCCGTATTGGCGTCTACTACGAGGCAGCCGCGGTGATCGTATCGTTGACCCTGCTGGGCCAGATCCTGGAGCTGCGCGCCCGCTCACAGACCTCGGCAGCAATCAAATCCTTGCTTGGCCTCGCGCCCAAAACAGCCCGCCGCATACGCTCGGACGGAACCGAGGAAGATGTCGAGCTTTCGCATGTCCATATCGGCGACCTGCTGCGCGTGCGGCCTGGCGAAAAGGTGCCGGCCGACGGCACCGTCGTCGAGGGCGAAAGCGCAGTGGACGAAGCGATGCTTACCGGCGAACCGCTACCGGTGACGAAGCGGCCGGGGGACAAGGTCATCGGTGCGACGATCAATGCTAGCGGCAGCCTGATCATTCGCTCCGAACGAGTAGGATCTCAGACGATGCTCTCCCAGATTGTTCAAATGGTGGCTCAGGCTCAGCGCTCCCGGGCACCCATGCAGCGGCTGGCGGACGTTGTGGCCGGCTATTTCGTGCTCGTGGTTGTCGTTATCGCACTGCTTACCTTGTTCGGTTGGGGCCTACTCGGGCCCGAACCCAGCTGGGTCTACGGATTCGTCAATGCCGTCGCGGTCCTGATCATCGCATGCCCCTGTGCGCTCGGCCTGGCAACGCCGATGTCGATCATGGCGGCGACAGGGCGTGCTGCCACCCAGGGTGTCCTGTTCCGGGACGCCGCAGCGATCGAAGCGATGCGCAAGGTCGATACCATCATCGTCGACAAGACAGGCACGCTCACGGAAGGCAAGCCAGCCTTTGACCGCGCCATTCCTGCCGCCGGATTCCAGGAGGAAGATGTTCTTCAGGTCGCAGCCAGTATCGACCAGGGTAGCGAACATCCGCTGGCCCATGCGATCGTCGCCGAGGCCCGCCGGCGCAACCTCGCCTTGGACAAGCCTGAAACCTTCGAGTCCTCAAGCGGTATTGGCGTGCGAGGAAAGTTGAAGGGGCAGCAAGTAGCCCTGGGCAATACGGCACTCATGGATATCGAGAAGGTCGACTGGAAGCCCTTGCAGCCTGCTGCGGAAGACCTTCGCCAAGTGGGCGCAAGCGTCATGTACCTGGCGTTGCAAGGCAAGCTCGTCGGGCTCATCGCCGTGTCCGACCCGGTCAAGCAGACTACCCCCGAAGCTTTGGCAACGCTTCGTGACGCGGGAATGACGGTTGTGATGGCAACGGGTGACGGTGTCACCACCGCGAAAGCGGTCGCGGCGAAGCTGGGTATCGCTGAGGTATATGGCGAGGTCAAGCCCCGAGATAAACTGGCCCTGGTAGAGCGGTTGCAACAGCAGGGACGGGTCGTGGCAATGGCCGGCGATGGCATCAACGACGCACCGGCACTTGCGAAAGCCAATGTTGGCATCGCGATGGGGACGGGGACCGATGTTGCGATCAACTCTGCACACGTTACCCTGATCAAAGGCGACCTGCGGGCGATTGCACGGTCCCGCCTCTTGTCACTCGAGACCGTGCGTAACATGCGGCAGAACCTTGGCTTCGCATTCGTCTACAACGCACTTGGGATTCCGCTCGCCGCGGGCGTTCTGTATCCTTTCACCGGGCAGCTGCTGTCGCCGATGATCGCTGCCCTGGCGATGAGCCTGAGCTCGGTATCGGTGATCGGGAACGCGTTACGGCTGCGTGGAACGGCGGGCGGGACGAACGAACCGGGATAA